The Brevibacillus brevis genome contains a region encoding:
- the yhbH gene encoding sporulation protein YhbH encodes MKDESSFIVSREDWSLHRKGYQDQNRHQEKVKEAIKKNLPDLVSEENIIMSNGREVIKIPIRSLDEYRLRFNFQKGKHGGQGKGNSKVGDVVARDGDPAQGPGKGQGAGDQPGVDYYEAEISVEELQEMLFAELELPNLQQKDEEQIVVEETRFNDVRKKGLMGNIDKKRTLIAAIRRNALAGYSDMELGITDDDLRFKTWEEIIKPHSNAVIIAMMDTSGSMGVFEKYIARSFFFWMVRFLRTKYEKVEIVFIAHHTDAKEVTEDTFFSKGESGGTICSSAYKKALEIIDSRYPSSQYNIYPFHFSDGDNLTSDNERCVKLVKELMERCNMFGYGEVNQYNRHSTLMSAYRHIKEPKFMHCVIREKGEVYKALRTFFGKKEAVK; translated from the coding sequence ATGAAAGATGAATCATCGTTCATTGTCTCCCGGGAAGACTGGTCGCTGCACCGCAAAGGGTACCAGGACCAAAATCGACACCAGGAAAAAGTGAAAGAAGCGATCAAAAAAAATCTGCCCGATCTCGTCAGCGAAGAAAACATCATCATGTCGAATGGTCGGGAAGTCATTAAGATCCCTATTCGCTCCCTGGATGAATACCGATTGCGTTTTAACTTCCAAAAGGGAAAACATGGCGGTCAAGGTAAAGGAAACAGTAAAGTAGGCGATGTCGTAGCCCGTGACGGCGATCCGGCGCAAGGGCCTGGAAAGGGTCAAGGAGCGGGTGATCAGCCAGGTGTAGACTACTACGAGGCTGAAATCAGCGTAGAAGAATTGCAGGAGATGCTTTTCGCCGAGCTGGAGCTGCCGAACCTTCAACAAAAAGACGAGGAACAAATCGTCGTGGAAGAGACTCGGTTCAATGATGTCAGGAAAAAAGGCTTGATGGGCAACATTGATAAAAAACGTACGCTGATCGCGGCCATCCGCCGAAATGCGCTGGCAGGCTACAGTGATATGGAGCTGGGGATAACCGATGATGACCTGCGCTTCAAGACGTGGGAAGAGATCATCAAGCCTCATTCCAATGCTGTCATTATTGCGATGATGGATACATCAGGAAGTATGGGCGTGTTTGAAAAGTATATCGCCCGCAGTTTTTTCTTCTGGATGGTACGTTTTCTGCGCACCAAGTACGAAAAAGTCGAAATCGTCTTTATTGCCCATCATACAGATGCGAAGGAAGTGACGGAGGACACCTTTTTCTCGAAAGGGGAAAGCGGGGGGACGATCTGCTCCTCTGCCTACAAAAAAGCGTTGGAGATCATCGATAGCCGCTACCCGTCATCGCAGTACAACATTTACCCGTTCCATTTTTCCGATGGCGACAACCTCACGTCTGATAATGAGCGTTGCGTAAAGCTGGTGAAGGAGCTCATGGAGAGATGCAATATGTTCGGCTATGGCGAAGTGAATCAGTATAATCGCCATTCAACCCTCATGTCAGCGTATCGCCACATCAAAGAGCCGAAATTCATGCATTGTGTCATTCGGGAAAAGGGCGAGGTATACAAGGCGTTGCGTACGTTCTTTGGCAAGAAAGAAGCTGTGAAGTAA
- a CDS encoding Rad52/Rad22 family DNA repair protein, whose translation MMNLELLTKQFPREQIKSRQGKKGMTYYYVPAALVIERLNEALNYKWSFTVIKEYIFENETVVLGELRIGTDIVKQAFGNAPINGTVGDALKSATSDSIRKNAAALNVPCIFHTQSEQQQGNNQQSSPQSPQQQTDNPYRCSVCDANITKQIHDYSFRTFNKVLCMKHQQEARKQAR comes from the coding sequence ATGATGAACTTAGAATTGTTGACGAAACAATTTCCACGGGAACAAATCAAGTCACGGCAAGGCAAGAAAGGAATGACATATTACTATGTGCCAGCCGCTTTAGTGATTGAACGGCTGAATGAGGCACTAAACTACAAATGGAGTTTCACAGTGATAAAGGAGTACATTTTTGAAAACGAGACTGTTGTACTTGGAGAATTGAGGATTGGAACAGATATTGTAAAGCAAGCATTCGGCAATGCACCGATTAATGGAACGGTTGGGGATGCATTGAAATCAGCCACTTCTGATTCCATTCGCAAGAATGCCGCTGCACTAAATGTACCGTGCATTTTTCATACTCAGTCAGAGCAACAACAAGGAAATAATCAACAGAGTTCTCCACAGTCTCCACAACAGCAGACTGATAATCCGTACCGCTGCTCGGTCTGCGATGCAAATATCACAAAACAAATACATGACTACAGTTTTCGTACTTTCAATAAAGTGCTGTGCATGAAGCACCAGCAGGAAGCACGAAAACAAGCACGTTAG
- a CDS encoding YiaA/YiaB family inner membrane protein: protein MYPQKHRMRNTGAFTFLAYFTLGAGVLLFSIGLYNATGLQLHEKGYYIACMLLVAVGSILTQKVVRDNAEDRAIIEEQEREFNLKVSKAEKDTPK from the coding sequence ATGTATCCACAAAAGCATCGGATGCGCAACACGGGAGCCTTCACTTTCTTGGCATACTTTACATTGGGCGCAGGTGTACTGCTATTTTCCATCGGTTTATACAATGCAACAGGTCTTCAGCTCCACGAAAAAGGGTATTATATCGCATGTATGCTTCTGGTAGCAGTTGGATCGATTTTGACGCAAAAAGTAGTGAGAGATAATGCAGAGGATCGAGCGATTATTGAGGAGCAGGAAAGAGAATTTAACTTGAAGGTATCGAAAGCGGAGAAAGATACGCCGAAATAG